A genomic window from Rahnella aceris includes:
- the wecA gene encoding UDP-N-acetylglucosamine--undecaprenyl-phosphate N-acetylglucosaminephosphotransferase produces the protein MNLLNMSTELAVVFVFSFLFLFVARKVANKIGLVDKPNFRKRHQGLIPLVGGISVFAGVCFAFLITSYTIPHGYLYLACAGLLVLVGGLDDRFDISVKTRAMVQAVVAVAMMSFANLTLRSLGHLIGPWEMVLGPFGYLVTLFAVWAAINAFNMVDGIDGLLGGLSCVSFGSLGIIMYDSGHMELAFWCFAMIAAIIPYILLNLGVLGPRYKVFMGDAGSTLIGFTVIWILLQSTQGESHPMNPVTALWLIAIPLMDMVAIMYRRLRKGMSPFSADRQHIHHLIMRAGFTSRQAFVLITVAAAILAGIGVVGEHLSFVPEWIMLALFFVAFLVYGICIKHAWRVARFIKRVKRRLRRSSNQ, from the coding sequence GTGAATTTACTCAATATGAGTACTGAGCTAGCTGTTGTTTTCGTATTTTCATTCCTCTTTTTATTCGTTGCCCGGAAGGTAGCGAATAAAATCGGACTTGTTGATAAGCCAAATTTTCGTAAGCGTCACCAGGGACTGATCCCACTGGTGGGTGGGATCTCTGTATTTGCTGGCGTTTGCTTTGCCTTTCTGATCACCAGTTATACCATCCCCCATGGCTATCTTTACCTTGCCTGCGCCGGACTACTGGTATTAGTCGGTGGTCTGGATGACCGTTTCGATATCAGTGTCAAAACCCGGGCGATGGTTCAGGCTGTGGTCGCTGTTGCGATGATGAGTTTTGCTAACCTCACCCTTCGCAGCCTCGGACATCTGATTGGTCCCTGGGAAATGGTATTAGGCCCGTTTGGCTATCTTGTCACCCTGTTTGCCGTTTGGGCTGCTATTAATGCCTTCAACATGGTCGACGGTATTGATGGCTTACTGGGTGGCTTGTCTTGTGTCAGCTTTGGCTCGTTAGGCATTATCATGTACGACAGCGGACACATGGAACTCGCGTTTTGGTGCTTCGCGATGATTGCCGCGATCATCCCCTATATTTTACTCAATCTGGGTGTTTTAGGGCCCCGTTACAAAGTCTTTATGGGTGACGCTGGCAGCACGCTGATAGGGTTTACTGTCATCTGGATCCTCCTGCAAAGTACGCAAGGTGAATCTCATCCGATGAATCCGGTGACGGCACTTTGGCTTATCGCTATTCCCCTGATGGACATGGTTGCCATCATGTACCGACGCCTTCGCAAAGGAATGAGCCCGTTCTCAGCGGATCGTCAGCACATTCATCATTTGATCATGCGTGCAGGTTTTACTTCTCGCCAGGCTTTCGTCTTAATTACCGTCGCTGCCGCCATTCTGGCGGGGATTGGCGTGGTGGGCGAACATCTGAGTTTTGTTCCCGAATGGATAATGCTGGCTTTATTCTTCGTTGCCTTCCTGGTGTACGGCATTTGCATCAAGCACGCCTGGCGCGTGGCGCGGTTTATTAAACGGGTTAAAAGACGTTTGCGCCGTTCCTCTAATCAATAA
- the rffC gene encoding dTDP-4-amino-4,6-dideoxy-D-galactose acyltransferase, translating into MDCGYQRRMAINLPLHGNIAPLEWESDFFQLNSARLTPEASAGEITPQRLEQYALVQSKVDASQTHTLDALSALGFRLAEGETDICVAVTTQDNALMAGRLAVPDNIADVTAIARQAFHLSRFRAPWYQPDDSARFYAMWSEKAVLGTFDHLCLWADDEQGNALGFVTLRRISQDEARIGLLAVRPEYQGQGAGKKLMAAAKKWCAEQGVSRMYVATQTGNIAALNLYLASGGKVIRTAYWLYR; encoded by the coding sequence ATGGATTGTGGATACCAAAGGCGTATGGCGATAAACCTGCCTTTGCACGGCAATATCGCCCCGCTCGAATGGGAGAGTGATTTCTTCCAGCTCAACAGTGCGCGTCTGACGCCAGAGGCCTCTGCCGGTGAAATCACGCCGCAGAGGCTGGAACAATATGCGCTGGTGCAGTCGAAAGTGGATGCGTCACAAACGCACACGCTGGACGCACTTTCTGCGCTGGGTTTCCGGCTGGCAGAAGGTGAAACGGACATTTGTGTCGCGGTGACGACGCAAGATAATGCGCTGATGGCCGGGCGTCTGGCGGTACCGGACAATATTGCGGATGTGACCGCGATTGCCCGTCAGGCTTTTCATCTCAGCCGTTTTCGCGCGCCCTGGTATCAGCCTGATGACAGCGCCCGTTTCTATGCGATGTGGTCGGAAAAGGCGGTGCTGGGTACGTTCGACCATCTTTGTCTTTGGGCCGATGACGAGCAGGGCAATGCGCTGGGTTTTGTCACCTTGCGTCGTATTTCGCAAGACGAAGCAAGAATTGGCCTGCTGGCTGTCAGACCTGAATATCAGGGGCAGGGAGCGGGCAAAAAGTTAATGGCGGCTGCGAAAAAATGGTGTGCTGAACAGGGCGTGTCGCGAATGTATGTGGCCACGCAAACCGGCAATATCGCGGCCTTAAATCTTTATCTCGCCAGCGGTGGCAAAGTTATCCGCACGGCGTACTGGTTGTACAGGTGA
- the rhlB gene encoding ATP-dependent RNA helicase RhlB, producing MSKTHLTEQKFSDFALHPLAVEALEKKGFHYCTPIQALALPITLAGRDVAGQAQTGTGKTLAFLASTFHYLLSHPAAEGRQTNQPRALIMAPTRELAVQIHSDAEALSESTGLKLGLAYGGDGYDKQLKVLESGVDILIGTTGRLIDYTKQNHIDLGAIQVVVLDEADRMFDLGFIKDIRWLFRRMPPANQRLNMLFSATLSYRVKELAFENMNNAESIEIEPEQKTGHRIQEELFYPSNEEKMRLLQTLIEEEWPDRCIIFANTKHRCEDVWGHLAADGHRVGLLTGDVPQKKRLRVLEDFTKGTLDILVATDVAARGLHIPAVTHVFNYDLPDDCEDYVHRIGRTGRAGLSGHSISLACEEYALNLPAIETYTGHSIPVSKYNSDALLTDLPPAKRLARSRTGNGPRRNSNSSSRRSSAPRSNRKRPG from the coding sequence ATGAGCAAAACACACTTGACCGAACAGAAGTTTTCCGACTTCGCCCTGCACCCGCTGGCAGTAGAAGCCCTTGAAAAGAAAGGGTTCCATTACTGTACTCCTATTCAGGCATTGGCATTGCCAATCACGCTCGCTGGGCGTGATGTTGCAGGTCAGGCGCAAACCGGTACCGGCAAGACGCTGGCTTTTTTAGCGTCTACTTTCCATTATCTGCTTTCTCACCCTGCTGCGGAAGGTCGTCAGACTAACCAGCCGCGTGCCTTGATCATGGCACCTACGCGTGAACTCGCGGTGCAGATTCACTCCGACGCCGAAGCATTATCTGAATCTACCGGGCTGAAATTAGGTCTGGCGTATGGCGGCGACGGTTACGACAAACAGCTTAAAGTGCTGGAAAGCGGCGTGGACATCCTGATCGGAACCACCGGCCGTTTAATCGATTACACTAAACAGAACCACATCGACCTGGGCGCGATCCAGGTGGTGGTACTGGATGAAGCAGACCGTATGTTCGATCTGGGCTTCATCAAAGATATCCGCTGGTTGTTCCGCCGGATGCCTCCTGCTAATCAACGCCTGAACATGCTGTTCTCAGCAACGCTTTCCTATCGTGTGAAAGAACTGGCGTTCGAAAACATGAATAATGCCGAGTCGATTGAGATCGAACCGGAACAAAAAACGGGCCACCGTATTCAGGAAGAGCTGTTCTATCCTTCAAATGAAGAAAAAATGCGCCTGTTACAGACGCTGATTGAAGAGGAATGGCCGGATCGTTGCATTATTTTTGCAAACACCAAACACCGTTGTGAAGATGTCTGGGGCCATCTGGCTGCCGACGGACACCGCGTCGGTTTGCTGACCGGTGACGTCCCGCAGAAAAAACGCCTTCGCGTTCTGGAAGACTTCACTAAAGGCACGCTGGATATTCTGGTTGCGACCGACGTTGCTGCCCGTGGTTTGCACATTCCTGCCGTGACACACGTCTTTAACTATGACTTGCCTGACGACTGTGAAGACTACGTGCATCGCATTGGCCGTACCGGCCGTGCGGGTCTGAGTGGTCATTCCATCAGCCTGGCGTGTGAAGAATATGCCCTGAATCTGCCAGCGATAGAAACCTATACCGGCCACAGCATTCCGGTGAGTAAATACAACAGCGATGCGCTGTTAACTGATTTGCCTCCTGCAAAACGTCTTGCCCGCTCGCGCACCGGTAACGGCCCGCGCCGCAACAGTAATTCGTCTTCACGTCGCAGCAGTGCACCACGTAGCAACCGTAAACGTCCGGGCTGA
- the wecC gene encoding UDP-N-acetyl-D-mannosamine dehydrogenase translates to MSFNTISVIGLGYIGLPTAAAFASRQKKVVGVDINQHAVETINRGAIHIVEPDLDLLVRQAVDAGFLRAVTQPEPADAFLIAVPTPFKGDHLPDMKFVESAARSLAPVLKKGDLIILESTSPVGATEQMAAWLAEVRPDLSFPQQAGEQSDINIAYCPERVLPGQVMVELIKNDRVIGGMTSVCSRRASDLYNIFLEGECVITHSRTAEMCKLTENSFRDVNIAFANELSLICDAQGINVWELISLANRHPRVNILQPGPGVGGHCIAVDPWFIVAQNPELARIIRTAREVNDSKPHWVVERVKAALADCLTTTGKRAADIKIACFGLAFKPNIDDLRESPAVEVTHLIADWHAGETWAVEPNVHQLPASLADKVTLHPLDRALEEADLLVMLVDHKPFKAIPADQVRQSWIVDTKGVWR, encoded by the coding sequence ATGAGTTTTAACACTATCTCTGTTATCGGACTGGGCTACATCGGTCTGCCAACCGCCGCCGCTTTTGCCTCACGCCAGAAAAAGGTGGTGGGTGTTGATATCAATCAGCATGCCGTGGAGACGATTAACCGCGGTGCGATCCACATTGTTGAACCCGATCTCGACCTTCTGGTCAGACAGGCGGTTGATGCGGGATTTTTGCGGGCAGTGACTCAGCCTGAACCTGCGGATGCTTTCCTGATCGCTGTCCCGACGCCATTTAAGGGCGATCATTTACCGGATATGAAATTCGTCGAATCTGCGGCACGTTCTTTGGCGCCGGTTCTGAAAAAAGGCGATCTGATCATTCTGGAGTCCACGTCACCAGTGGGTGCGACAGAGCAAATGGCCGCCTGGCTGGCAGAAGTCCGCCCTGACCTGAGCTTCCCTCAGCAGGCCGGTGAGCAATCCGATATCAATATTGCCTATTGCCCGGAGCGCGTGTTGCCAGGGCAGGTGATGGTTGAACTGATTAAAAATGACCGCGTGATTGGTGGCATGACATCAGTTTGTTCACGGCGTGCCAGCGATTTGTATAACATTTTTCTCGAAGGCGAATGTGTTATTACCCACTCCCGCACTGCCGAAATGTGCAAGCTGACGGAAAACAGTTTCCGTGACGTAAACATTGCCTTTGCTAACGAATTGTCGCTGATTTGCGATGCGCAGGGCATTAACGTCTGGGAACTGATCAGCCTGGCGAACCGCCATCCGCGGGTAAATATTTTGCAGCCGGGGCCGGGTGTGGGCGGGCATTGTATTGCGGTTGATCCGTGGTTCATTGTTGCGCAAAACCCTGAGCTGGCAAGAATTATCCGCACGGCGCGTGAAGTGAACGACAGCAAACCGCACTGGGTGGTGGAGCGCGTGAAAGCGGCACTGGCAGATTGCCTGACTACCACGGGCAAACGTGCAGCCGACATCAAAATCGCCTGCTTTGGTCTGGCGTTTAAACCGAATATTGACGATCTCCGTGAAAGCCCGGCAGTGGAAGTGACGCACCTGATTGCCGACTGGCACGCCGGAGAAACCTGGGCGGTTGAGCCTAATGTGCATCAGCTTCCTGCTTCTCTGGCGGACAAAGTGACGTTACATCCCCTTGATCGCGCGCTGGAAGAAGCCGATCTGCTGGTGATGTTAGTCGATCACAAGCCGTTCAAAGCGATCCCTGCTGATCAGGTCCGGCAGTCATGGATTGTGGATACCAAAGGCGTATGGCGATAA
- the rho gene encoding transcription termination factor Rho yields MNLTELKNTPVSDLIALGENMGLENQARMRKQDIIFSILKQHAKSGEDIFGDGVLEILQDGFGFLRSGDSSYLAGPDDIYVSPSQIRRFNLRTGDTISGKIRPPKEGERYFALLKVNEVNYDKPENARSKILFENLTPLHANSRLRMERGNGSTEDLTARVLDLASPIGRGQRGLIVAPPKAGKTMLLQNIATSIAYNHPDCVLMVLLIDERPEEVTEMQRLVKGEVIASTFDEPASRHVQVAEMVIEKAKRLVEHKKDVIILLDSITRLARAYNTVVPASGKVLTGGVDANALHRPKRFFGAARNVEEGGSLTIIATALVDTGSKMDEVIYEEFKGTGNMELHLARKIAEKRVFPAIDYNRSGTRKEELLTTSEELQKMWILRKIIHPMGEIDAMEFLINKLAMTKTNDDFFDMMKRS; encoded by the coding sequence ATGAATCTTACCGAATTAAAGAATACGCCGGTCTCTGACCTGATTGCACTCGGCGAAAATATGGGACTGGAAAACCAGGCCCGCATGCGCAAGCAAGACATTATCTTTTCAATATTGAAGCAGCATGCGAAAAGCGGAGAAGACATCTTCGGTGATGGCGTACTGGAGATATTGCAGGATGGATTTGGTTTCCTCCGCTCCGGAGACAGTTCCTACCTCGCAGGCCCCGACGACATCTACGTATCTCCAAGCCAAATCCGCCGCTTCAACCTTCGTACTGGCGACACCATTTCCGGTAAAATCCGCCCACCTAAAGAAGGTGAACGTTATTTTGCCCTGTTGAAAGTTAACGAAGTTAACTACGACAAACCAGAAAACGCCCGCAGCAAAATCCTGTTTGAAAACTTAACCCCTCTGCATGCAAATTCACGTCTGCGTATGGAACGGGGTAACGGTTCAACAGAAGATTTGACCGCTCGCGTACTGGACTTAGCGTCTCCAATTGGCCGTGGCCAACGTGGTCTGATTGTTGCGCCGCCGAAAGCCGGTAAAACCATGCTGCTGCAAAACATCGCGACCAGCATTGCGTATAACCACCCTGATTGCGTACTGATGGTTCTGCTGATTGACGAACGTCCGGAAGAAGTGACCGAGATGCAGCGTCTGGTGAAAGGCGAAGTTATCGCTTCCACCTTTGACGAACCGGCATCCCGACACGTTCAGGTCGCCGAAATGGTGATCGAGAAGGCGAAGCGTCTGGTTGAGCATAAGAAAGATGTGATCATTCTGCTGGACTCCATTACCCGCCTGGCACGTGCTTACAATACCGTGGTACCGGCTTCAGGCAAGGTACTGACCGGTGGTGTGGACGCCAACGCCTTGCACCGTCCAAAACGTTTCTTCGGTGCTGCGCGTAACGTGGAAGAGGGCGGCAGCCTGACCATCATCGCTACTGCGCTGGTCGATACCGGTTCTAAAATGGATGAAGTTATCTATGAAGAATTTAAAGGTACCGGTAACATGGAATTACATCTGGCGCGTAAAATCGCTGAAAAACGTGTATTCCCTGCCATCGACTACAACCGCTCTGGTACCCGTAAAGAAGAGCTGTTGACCACTTCTGAAGAACTGCAAAAAATGTGGATCCTGCGTAAAATCATTCATCCGATGGGTGAGATTGATGCGATGGAATTCCTCATCAACAAGCTTGCAATGACTAAGACAAATGACGACTTCTTCGACATGATGAAACGTTCGTAA
- the wzxE gene encoding lipid III flippase WzxE, with amino-acid sequence MSLAKASVWTAGSTLIKIGAGLLVVKLLAVTFGPEGVGQAGNFRQLVTVLGVLSGAGIFNGITKYVAEYHQDPERLKAVLGTSSSLILGFSTLLATIFLLAAGPISVGLFGHDRYQAVVRAVAFIQMGIAYANYFQAILKGYRDAMGNALAVIGGSLIGLLAYLLCFKLGGYEGALAGLALVPALVILPAGGMVWRRKSFPLAYLKPGWDRFIASHLGKFTLMALITSVTLPVAYVMMRNLLAEHYSWKDVGIWQGVSSISDAYLQFITASFSVYLLPTLSRMTDKRDVSREIVKSLKFVLPAVAAVSFTVWLLRDFAIWLLFSTQFIAMRDLFAWQLVGDVLKVGSYVFGYLVIARASLRFYVLTEISQFALLTGFSHWLIPIRGSLGAAQAYMATYVVYFALCCTVFVIYRRRA; translated from the coding sequence ATGTCGCTGGCAAAAGCATCAGTCTGGACCGCCGGTTCTACGCTGATTAAAATTGGTGCCGGGTTGCTGGTGGTGAAATTGCTGGCCGTAACCTTCGGCCCTGAAGGCGTGGGGCAGGCAGGCAATTTCCGCCAGCTCGTAACCGTACTTGGCGTTCTGTCCGGTGCAGGTATTTTCAATGGTATAACCAAATACGTTGCCGAATATCATCAGGATCCTGAGCGGCTTAAAGCCGTACTCGGCACGTCGTCTTCGCTGATTTTGGGTTTCTCGACGCTGCTGGCCACCATCTTTTTGCTGGCCGCCGGGCCCATCAGTGTCGGGTTGTTCGGGCACGATCGCTATCAGGCCGTTGTCCGGGCCGTGGCCTTTATCCAGATGGGCATTGCTTACGCCAACTACTTTCAGGCCATCCTGAAAGGTTATCGTGATGCGATGGGTAATGCGCTGGCCGTGATTGGCGGCAGTCTGATTGGTTTACTGGCCTATCTGTTGTGTTTCAAACTGGGTGGCTATGAAGGCGCGCTGGCCGGGCTGGCGCTGGTGCCTGCACTGGTAATACTCCCTGCGGGTGGCATGGTGTGGCGACGAAAATCCTTTCCGCTGGCCTACTTAAAACCGGGCTGGGATCGCTTTATCGCCAGCCATTTGGGGAAATTTACCCTGATGGCGCTGATCACGTCTGTTACGTTGCCCGTGGCGTATGTGATGATGCGAAATCTGCTGGCGGAGCATTACAGCTGGAAGGATGTGGGGATCTGGCAGGGCGTCAGCAGTATTTCTGATGCCTATTTGCAGTTTATCACCGCTTCTTTCAGCGTGTATTTATTGCCGACGTTATCGCGCATGACTGACAAACGCGATGTCTCGCGTGAAATCGTTAAGTCGCTAAAATTTGTTCTGCCCGCCGTGGCGGCCGTCAGTTTTACTGTCTGGCTGCTGCGCGACTTCGCCATCTGGTTGCTGTTTTCAACACAATTTATCGCAATGCGCGATTTGTTTGCCTGGCAGTTAGTCGGTGACGTACTGAAAGTCGGCTCGTATGTTTTTGGCTATCTGGTGATTGCGAGAGCGTCTCTGCGCTTTTACGTGCTGACTGAAATCAGCCAGTTTGCGTTACTGACGGGTTTTTCACATTGGTTGATCCCGATACGGGGTTCCCTTGGCGCCGCGCAAGCGTATATGGCGACGTATGTCGTTTATTTCGCCCTGTGCTGTACCGTATTTGTTATTTATCGTAGACGAGCATGA
- the trxA gene encoding thioredoxin TrxA: MSDKIIHLTDDSFDNDVLKAEGLVLVDFWAEWCGPCKMIAPILDEIATEFEGKLTIAKLNIDENPGTAPKYGIRGIPTLLLFKGGEVAATKVGALSKGQLKEFLTANL, from the coding sequence ATGAGCGATAAAATTATTCACCTGACCGATGACAGTTTCGACAACGACGTATTGAAAGCCGAAGGGCTGGTGCTGGTCGATTTTTGGGCAGAGTGGTGCGGACCATGTAAGATGATCGCTCCAATTCTGGATGAAATTGCCACTGAGTTCGAAGGCAAGCTGACCATCGCGAAACTGAATATCGACGAAAACCCAGGTACTGCACCTAAATACGGCATCCGTGGTATTCCTACCCTGCTGTTATTTAAAGGCGGCGAAGTCGCAGCAACTAAAGTTGGCGCACTGTCGAAAGGTCAGCTGAAAGAGTTCTTAACAGCTAATCTGTAA
- the wecB gene encoding non-hydrolyzing UDP-N-acetylglucosamine 2-epimerase: MKVLTIFGTRPEAIKMAPLVLALSQDAAFESKVCVTAQHREMLDQVLRLFEITPDYDLNIMKPGQGLTEITSRILTGLKPVLDEFRPDIVLVHGDTTTTLSASLAAFYHQIPVGHVEAGLRTGDLSSPWPEEGNRLLTGHLAKWHFAPTENASANLQRENIAGENIFVTGNTVIDALLWVRDRFNSDASLAQQLADNYPFLDVNKKLILVTGHRRESFGEGFERICSALAEIACKHPDVQIVYPVHLNPNVSEPVNRILQSIDNIVLIDPQDYLPFVYLMDKAYLILTDSGGVQEEAPSLGKPVLVMRETTERPEAVDAGTVRLVGTNPAKIVEEVNRLLNDENEYNSMSRAHNPYGDGHACRHILDALKNHWVSQ, encoded by the coding sequence GTGAAAGTGTTGACGATTTTCGGCACTCGTCCGGAGGCCATCAAAATGGCCCCGCTGGTGCTTGCTTTGTCGCAGGATGCGGCTTTTGAATCTAAAGTTTGTGTGACGGCTCAACACCGTGAAATGCTCGATCAAGTATTGCGCCTCTTTGAAATTACTCCGGATTATGATCTCAACATCATGAAACCAGGGCAGGGTCTGACAGAAATTACCAGCCGGATCCTGACCGGGCTTAAGCCTGTTCTGGATGAGTTCAGGCCTGACATTGTGCTGGTTCATGGTGATACCACCACGACGTTATCCGCCAGCCTTGCGGCGTTTTATCACCAGATCCCCGTCGGGCACGTTGAAGCAGGCCTGCGTACCGGAGATCTGTCTTCTCCGTGGCCGGAAGAAGGTAATCGCCTGTTAACAGGCCATCTGGCGAAATGGCACTTTGCGCCCACCGAGAATGCCAGTGCCAATTTGCAGCGGGAAAATATTGCCGGAGAGAATATTTTTGTCACTGGAAATACGGTGATTGATGCACTGCTCTGGGTTCGCGACCGCTTTAATAGCGATGCCTCGCTGGCACAGCAACTGGCTGATAACTATCCATTTCTTGATGTGAACAAAAAGCTGATTTTAGTGACGGGCCACCGCCGTGAAAGTTTTGGCGAAGGCTTCGAGCGGATTTGCTCTGCCCTGGCGGAAATTGCGTGCAAGCACCCTGACGTACAAATTGTTTATCCGGTGCATCTCAACCCCAATGTCAGCGAGCCGGTGAACCGCATTCTGCAAAGCATCGACAATATCGTGCTGATCGACCCTCAGGACTACCTGCCATTCGTTTACCTGATGGATAAAGCCTATCTGATCCTGACCGATTCCGGTGGTGTGCAGGAAGAAGCGCCTTCACTGGGCAAGCCCGTGCTGGTGATGCGTGAAACCACAGAACGTCCGGAAGCGGTTGATGCCGGAACAGTCCGGCTGGTGGGTACAAATCCCGCTAAAATAGTCGAGGAAGTGAACCGTCTGCTGAACGATGAAAACGAATACAACAGCATGAGCCGGGCGCACAATCCTTACGGCGACGGGCATGCCTGCCGCCACATTCTTGACGCATTGAAAAATCATTGGGTATCACAATGA
- the wzzE gene encoding ECA polysaccharide chain length modulation protein gives MMRNQNEHAIENELDIRGLCCTLWNGKFWIAGLAILFALIALGSSYLMKQEWSSTAITDRPTVNNLSSYFSQAQFLRNLDVHNAPQSDASRPPISDEAYNEFVMQLAAYDTRRDFWLHSPYYKQRQENDARADAVLLDEMINDIQFTARDVPKVPNDIVKLTAENAADANKLLRQYVDFASQRAAQHLYDELEGAWAARTQSMKAQVKRQKEVAQTIFKRTTHNTEQALKIAQQQNIHKSVTDTPAEELPDSDMFLLGVPMLKARLELLQASGPGYDLDYDQNRAMLSTLNVGPTLTAKFQTYRYLRTPEEPVKRDSPRRALLMIMWGIVGGLIGAGVALTRRKNKRNTL, from the coding sequence ATGATGAGAAACCAGAACGAACACGCCATTGAGAACGAGCTTGATATCCGTGGGTTGTGCTGCACTTTATGGAACGGAAAATTCTGGATTGCAGGTCTGGCGATACTCTTTGCCTTAATCGCCCTGGGCTCGTCTTACCTGATGAAACAGGAGTGGAGTTCCACGGCGATCACGGATCGACCTACGGTCAATAATCTTTCGTCCTATTTCTCGCAGGCACAGTTTCTGCGTAATTTGGATGTGCATAACGCGCCGCAGTCAGACGCCAGCAGGCCACCCATTTCTGATGAAGCCTACAACGAGTTTGTCATGCAACTCGCGGCTTATGACACCCGCCGGGATTTCTGGCTGCATAGCCCTTATTACAAGCAACGTCAGGAAAATGATGCGCGTGCTGATGCCGTTCTGCTGGATGAAATGATCAATGACATTCAGTTTACTGCCCGTGATGTACCGAAAGTGCCGAACGATATTGTGAAACTCACTGCGGAAAACGCGGCTGATGCTAATAAGCTTTTGCGCCAGTATGTCGATTTTGCCAGCCAGCGTGCTGCACAGCATCTGTATGATGAACTGGAAGGTGCGTGGGCGGCACGAACGCAGTCAATGAAAGCGCAGGTCAAACGTCAGAAAGAAGTTGCTCAGACTATTTTCAAGCGCACCACGCATAATACTGAGCAGGCACTGAAGATTGCTCAGCAGCAAAACATTCATAAAAGTGTGACTGACACGCCCGCTGAAGAATTACCGGATTCCGATATGTTCCTGCTGGGTGTGCCCATGCTCAAGGCCCGTCTTGAATTACTGCAAGCATCCGGTCCGGGGTATGATCTGGACTACGATCAGAACCGTGCGATGCTGTCGACCCTCAACGTCGGGCCAACGCTTACGGCAAAATTCCAGACTTATCGTTATTTGAGAACGCCTGAAGAACCTGTAAAACGTGACAGCCCGCGCCGGGCATTACTGATGATTATGTGGGGCATTGTCGGTGGTTTAATCGGGGCTGGTGTTGCCCTGACTCGCCGTAAAAATAAGAGAAACACATTGTGA
- the rffA gene encoding dTDP-4-amino-4,6-dideoxygalactose transaminase, whose translation MIPFNAPPIAGTEIDFMREAMNSGKLCGDGGFTLRCQKWFEQRFNCPKVLLTPSCTASLEMAALLLDIQPGDEVIMPSFTFVSTANAFVLRGAKIVFVDVRPDTMNIDETLIEAAITEKTKVIVPVHYAGVACEMDTIMALAEKHHLFVVEDAAQGVMSTYKGKALGTIGHIGCFSFHETKNYTAGGEGGATLINDPALIDRAEIIREKGTNRSQFFRGQVDKYTWRDIGSSYLMSDLQAAYLWGNLDAAEKINQRRLAIWNQYYEVLQDLADAGRIQLPSVPQDCVQNAHMFYVRLNDIDDRDAFIRHMKAADILTVFHYIPLHACPAGENFGRFAGVDRFTTKESERLVRLPLFYNMTDDTQRVVIAAMLQYFA comes from the coding sequence ATGATCCCTTTTAATGCGCCACCGATTGCGGGTACTGAAATTGATTTCATGCGCGAGGCAATGAACAGCGGCAAACTGTGCGGTGACGGCGGGTTTACCCTGCGCTGCCAGAAATGGTTTGAACAGCGTTTCAACTGTCCGAAAGTTTTGCTCACGCCGTCCTGTACGGCCTCGCTGGAAATGGCCGCGTTGCTGCTGGATATTCAGCCCGGCGACGAAGTGATTATGCCGAGCTTCACGTTTGTTTCGACGGCCAATGCGTTCGTTTTGCGCGGTGCGAAGATCGTGTTTGTGGATGTCCGCCCGGATACCATGAATATCGACGAAACCCTGATTGAAGCGGCTATCACGGAGAAAACGAAAGTGATTGTCCCGGTGCATTACGCGGGCGTGGCCTGTGAAATGGACACCATTATGGCGCTCGCCGAAAAACATCATCTGTTTGTGGTGGAAGATGCGGCGCAGGGCGTGATGTCGACCTACAAAGGCAAAGCGCTGGGCACGATCGGCCATATCGGTTGCTTCAGTTTCCATGAAACCAAGAATTACACGGCGGGCGGCGAAGGCGGTGCCACGCTGATTAATGATCCGGCCCTGATTGATCGTGCTGAAATCATTCGTGAAAAAGGCACCAACCGCAGCCAGTTCTTCCGCGGTCAGGTGGATAAATACACCTGGCGCGACATTGGTTCCAGCTATCTGATGTCCGATTTGCAGGCTGCGTATCTGTGGGGAAATCTGGATGCGGCTGAAAAGATTAATCAGCGCCGTCTGGCAATCTGGAATCAGTATTATGAGGTGTTGCAGGATCTGGCCGATGCAGGCCGCATTCAGTTGCCTTCGGTTCCACAAGATTGTGTGCAAAACGCCCATATGTTCTATGTGCGCCTGAACGATATCGACGACCGCGATGCCTTTATTCGTCACATGAAAGCGGCCGATATTCTCACCGTATTCCATTACATCCCGCTGCATGCTTGTCCGGCGGGCGAAAATTTTGGTCGTTTCGCGGGTGTCGATCGTTTCACGACAAAAGAGAGTGAGCGGCTGGTGCGTTTACCGTTGTTTTACAACATGACCGATGACACGCAGCGCGTCGTGATTGCGGCCATGCTGCAATATTTCGCCTGA